The sequence AGGCGGTGGAAAAGATCATCGCTCAGATGCAGCAGATGGAGGGCTTTGTTGATATCGAAGATGATCGCAGCTTAGCCGGGGTGGAATGGCGGTTGCTGGTTGATCGCGCCGCCGCTGCACGCTTCGGTGCCGATGTGCTGACAGTAGGTAACGCCGTACAGATGATAAGTAATGGTCTGCTGCTGGCCAAATTCCGCCCTGAATACGCCAGTGATGAGGTGGATATTCGCGTACGCTTTCCAAAGGACTGGCGTTCATTAGATCAGCTCAGCCGTCTGACGGTTAACTCCCCGCGCGGACAGGTGCCGCTGAGTAATTTTGTGAAACTGCAGCCGGCACCAAAAACCAGTATTGTTAAGCGCATTGATGGTAGTCGCGCCATCACCATAAAATCGGACCTTGCTGAAGGTTATCAGGTCAGCGAACGGCTGCAGGCCCTGTATGCCAGTGAACTGGATATAGCGGACAGTGTGTCGATAAAAGCCGCCGGCGAAAGTGCCGATCAGGAAGAGGCCATGATGTTTCTTATCCGCGCTTTTATCACCGCCATCTTTCTGATGCTGATGATCCTGCTGGTGCAATTTAACAGCTGGTATCAGAGCCTGCTGGTGCTCTCCGCCATTGTTTTTTCCACCGCCGGGGTATTGCTGGGGCTGCTGGTGAATGGCCAGAGCTTTGGCGTGGTCATGGTGGGCATGGGGATTATCGGCCTGGCGGGCATTGTGGTAAACAATAATATTGTACTCATCGACACCTATAACCAGATGCGCGATGACGGCCTGTCACCACAACAGGCCGCACTGGAAACGGGTTGCCTGCGTTTAAGACCGGTACTGCTGACATCTGTTACCACAGTATTGGGGCTGATGCCCATGGTGCTGGCGGTCAACGTCAATCTGCTCGAGCCCAGCCTTGGCTTTGGCGCGCCCTCCACCCAATGGTGGACCCAGATGTCCAGCGCCATCGCAGGAGGACTGGTGTTTGCCACTGCGCTGACACTGTTTTTAACCCCCTGCATGCTGGTGCTGGGAGAGAAAATCAAACCCCGTAAAACCACCAGCCAGACCGAGCCGGAAACCAGAGAGGAAGATATTCCCCGGCTTACCAGACGCCGGGCCTGAAACACCGTATTAGGAAGTACAGGCCTTAATAGCGCTGCGCTATGACTCTGCCCGACCTGACACGTTTCCCGAAAAGTTTAGACTCAACCGGACAGTCAGCTAAGAGCGAGGAGCGGATATTAAAGGATAAGTTTGGAGCTTATGTTGTCAGTCGGTATGAGAGGTAAGAGCATTAATATGGATCTTATCCTTTTTTACCCTTTCATTTTTAATGTTTGTGCAGCAGTTTAAACTCATGTATTTTGGGGGAATGCCTAGATTCTTTGGCATTTACCCCAAAATACATGGTGTTTAGAAAATGGATCTTGTCATCTCAGTAATAAAGTTTTTACTTCCCAAAGTATATGACCGCGCCGCGAATATTTATTATAGGAAGATAAGAAGCAAAACTATAAAAATAGACAGCATAGAAGATACAGCATCGAACTGCGAGGTGGTTAGAACTATTTGGAATCCAGAGAACCCTGTAAATCTAAATACTTTCTATTACCCGACCTCTTTGGACTTGCATGGACAATCGTTGTACCTAGATGATATTGATAAAATCGACAACAATAAAAAAGTTGTGATTGAGGGAAACACTGGACAAGGAAAGAGCATACTTCTAAAACACCTAGCTGGAAAAGAAATTAGGAAGGGGTATAAAATACCAATTTTTGTCGAGCTGCGAAGAATCGATAAAGAAAACAATCTGGAAAGTCTTATATTGCGTTGCCTATCCTCTTATGGCATCGAAATAAAGAAGAATCATTTACCTTATCTTTTGGAAGATGAACGAGTTTCACTACTTCTTGACGCATTTGATGAAATAAAAGAAGATTTAATTGAAAGAACCTTCAATGAAATTGAAGGTTTGTGCGTCACCCCATCTTTGAAGATTCTCGTAACTAGTAGAAAAGATCAGGAAATACAAAAATCCGTATATTTTGTAGTTAGCAGAATGCAGAATGTTCACCACGAAGAGTTTGAAAACTTCTTTAAGAAGCTATTCTATTGGGAGAATAATATTGCAAGAGATCTTTCAAAAGAGATTCTGAGAGAGGGTCATGAACTTACAGAAATGTCTGTGACTCCTTTGATGCTTACCATGCTTGCAATATCTTACAAGGTCAACAAACAAATCCCAAAAACAATGATCGAGTTCTATGATGGATTATTTTTGTTACTTATATCAAGACATGACAGGAGTAAGCCAAATTTCTCAAGAAAATTCAAATCCGGACTCGATGTTTCAAATTTAGAAAACTTTTTTGTGGGGCTATCTTTTTTATGCGTATCAACTCGCCA comes from Lacimicrobium alkaliphilum and encodes:
- a CDS encoding NACHT domain-containing protein; amino-acid sequence: MDLVISVIKFLLPKVYDRAANIYYRKIRSKTIKIDSIEDTASNCEVVRTIWNPENPVNLNTFYYPTSLDLHGQSLYLDDIDKIDNNKKVVIEGNTGQGKSILLKHLAGKEIRKGYKIPIFVELRRIDKENNLESLILRCLSSYGIEIKKNHLPYLLEDERVSLLLDAFDEIKEDLIERTFNEIEGLCVTPSLKILVTSRKDQEIQKSVYFVVSRMQNVHHEEFENFFKKLFYWENNIARDLSKEILREGHELTEMSVTPLMLTMLAISYKVNKQIPKTMIEFYDGLFLLLISRHDRSKPNFSRKFKSGLDVSNLENFFVGLSFLCVSTRQFVVNREAMVELLPKVASFYNIESTAFKEILHDISVNTNLLLPENETYVFMHRSIAEFSAARFVRDSPSDLKKKFYERCREKYSEYMQVLFYLKEIDNADFRVNLIAQEIREVFSKIKYDHSSKYVDLTWLPPIELSYRGHGRWHYDLSKVDYQDTDFIGLSSFLRSSLDKLIHTKKIKMKNKPITYGVGDSYYNFGDKIFSIKLSDIDNLEEVICELKTKFIPWCHECFDLLNRIESELEAQNKMLESADVFRSRGGSC